From the genome of Geminocystis herdmanii PCC 6308, one region includes:
- a CDS encoding ShlB/FhaC/HecB family hemolysin secretion/activation protein, translating to MKISFLKTIFSISSFSLLSFFLIKTPSFSQDLAKNTNKNLNKNFYNKHNLIVQNSEQQFLVTSIDVQGNTIFENEINTIIKDYENKNITSEDLQNIANQITQLYLNQGYISTRAIAENVLEGVAIIQVYEGEIEAIEILGANRLENYVRSRLALGTKTPLNSGSLEDQLRLLKADPLIDNIEATLRSGTGEKQSILVVKVEEADPFFGTVGVDNYSPPSIGATQATLAAGYGNVFGFGDSFSVNYQPRFEDWTGTYNLDINYNAPLNPMNGTLNARVSIQENTVVQGDFQELEISGESQFYELSYRQPLIRNPREELALSVGMSYRHGQTFTFQGPTPFGIGPDQEGVTQTNVINLGQDYVKRDSMGAWAFRSQFRIGTGLLGATKSDQANDPDGYFYAWLGQIQRVQLLNPDNLLIIQGDIQLSLDPLLPSEQFVIGGGQSVRGYRQNVRAGDNGFRFSVEDRITIVRNEENFPVFQLAPFFDMGSVWNVKGNPNFSANQRFIAALGLGLIWQPFENLNMRLDYAPPLIDLVDRGNNIQDDGLYFNVKYNF from the coding sequence ATGAAAATTTCTTTTTTAAAAACAATTTTTTCTATTTCATCCTTTAGTTTGTTATCTTTTTTTTTGATAAAAACTCCCAGTTTTTCTCAAGATTTGGCAAAAAATACGAATAAAAATCTAAATAAAAATTTTTATAATAAACATAATCTAATTGTTCAAAATTCAGAACAACAATTTTTGGTTACTTCGATCGATGTTCAGGGAAATACTATTTTTGAGAATGAAATTAATACTATTATTAAAGATTATGAAAATAAAAATATTACCTCAGAAGATTTACAAAATATCGCTAATCAAATTACGCAACTGTATCTCAACCAAGGGTATATTAGCACTAGAGCCATTGCTGAAAATGTGCTAGAGGGTGTCGCTATTATTCAAGTTTATGAAGGAGAAATAGAAGCGATCGAAATTCTAGGAGCAAATCGCTTAGAAAATTATGTTCGATCGAGATTAGCATTAGGTACAAAAACTCCCCTTAATTCTGGTAGTTTAGAAGATCAATTAAGACTATTAAAAGCCGATCCCCTCATCGACAATATAGAAGCTACTTTGCGATCGGGTACGGGAGAAAAACAAAGTATATTAGTAGTAAAAGTGGAGGAAGCTGATCCCTTTTTTGGTACTGTTGGTGTGGATAACTATTCTCCTCCTAGTATCGGTGCAACTCAAGCTACTTTAGCCGCAGGATATGGCAATGTTTTCGGTTTTGGAGATAGTTTTTCCGTTAATTATCAACCTCGTTTTGAAGACTGGACGGGTACTTATAACCTTGATATTAATTATAATGCCCCTTTAAATCCCATGAATGGCACTTTAAATGCACGGGTATCTATCCAAGAAAATACCGTAGTACAAGGAGATTTTCAAGAGTTAGAAATTAGTGGCGAAAGTCAGTTTTATGAGTTGAGTTATCGTCAACCCCTGATTCGTAATCCACGGGAAGAATTAGCGTTATCTGTGGGTATGAGTTATCGACATGGGCAAACTTTCACTTTTCAAGGACCGACTCCCTTCGGTATTGGACCTGATCAAGAAGGTGTTACACAAACTAATGTCATTAATTTGGGTCAAGATTATGTCAAGCGAGATAGTATGGGCGCATGGGCATTTCGATCGCAATTTCGTATCGGTACGGGATTGTTGGGTGCTACAAAATCCGATCAAGCGAATGATCCAGACGGTTACTTTTATGCTTGGTTAGGACAAATTCAACGGGTACAATTATTAAATCCAGACAATCTTTTGATCATTCAAGGGGATATTCAATTAAGTTTAGACCCATTATTACCCTCTGAACAATTTGTTATCGGTGGTGGACAGTCTGTAAGAGGCTATCGTCAAAATGTCCGCGCTGGAGATAACGGTTTTCGCTTTTCCGTTGAAGATAGAATTACCATTGTTCGTAATGAGGAAAATTTCCCCGTATTTCAATTAGCCCCCTTTTTTGATATGGGCTCGGTATGGAATGTTAAAGGCAATCCCAACTTTTCCGCTAATCAAAGATTTATCGCCGCTTTAGGGTTAGGCTTAATTTGGCAACCTTTTGAAAACCTCAATATGCGTTTAGATTATGCCCCCCCCTTGATTGATCTGGTCGATCGAGGTAATAATATTCAAGATGATGGTTTATATTTTAATGTCAAATACAACTTTTAG
- a CDS encoding putative toxin-antitoxin system toxin component, PIN family gives MMFVEKSPLIILDTSVFLSALLTKNPNSASCQIIRYWREGRFKLVISPQLLEELVEKLLVKNIDKNDIKDILTAIFYTAIKIQGIYQASLLDRIDPNDNMFLAAAYESGAD, from the coding sequence ATGATGTTTGTAGAAAAGTCACCTTTGATTATTCTTGATACCTCAGTTTTTTTGTCTGCTTTGTTAACTAAAAATCCTAACAGTGCATCTTGTCAAATTATTCGTTATTGGCGAGAAGGTAGATTTAAGTTAGTTATCTCTCCTCAATTATTGGAAGAATTGGTTGAAAAATTATTAGTCAAAAATATCGACAAAAATGATATTAAGGATATTTTAACCGCTATTTTTTATACTGCTATCAAGATTCAAGGTATTTATCAAGCAAGTTTGCTCGATCGCATTGATCCTAATGATAATATGTTTTTAGCCGCTGCTTATGAATCAGGGGCTGATTAG
- a CDS encoding TRAP transporter small permease subunit, with the protein MNFALKISHIIDLITEWYSKVIYWLVLVMIGVGVWNVLGRYIGKIIGENLSSNSFIEFQWYLFDLIFFLGAAYTLKKDSHVRVDIFYKNLSAKRKALINILGVILFLIPFCGVIIYFSWQYVFNSWQIMEMSPDDGGLPRYPIKTIIILSPILLIIQGISELIKNMGIILNIYPE; encoded by the coding sequence ATGAATTTTGCCCTTAAAATCTCTCATATTATTGATTTAATAACAGAATGGTACAGTAAAGTTATTTACTGGTTAGTTTTAGTGATGATTGGTGTCGGTGTTTGGAATGTATTAGGTAGATATATTGGTAAAATAATCGGAGAAAATTTAAGCTCTAATAGTTTTATCGAATTTCAATGGTATTTATTCGATTTAATCTTTTTTTTAGGTGCAGCTTATACCCTCAAAAAAGATAGTCATGTGAGGGTAGATATTTTTTATAAAAATTTGTCTGCTAAAAGAAAAGCCTTAATTAATATTCTCGGTGTAATTTTATTTTTAATTCCTTTTTGTGGGGTGATAATTTATTTCTCTTGGCAATATGTTTTTAACTCATGGCAGATAATGGAAATGTCTCCTGATGATGGAGGTTTACCCCGTTATCCCATTAAAACTATCATAATTCTTAGTCCTATATTATTAATTATTCAAGGCATATCAGAATTAATTAAAAATATGGGAATAATTCTTAATATTTATCCAGAATAA
- a CDS encoding TldD/PmbA family protein — MSKVQSIAQTATEKASQLGIKKFDIYGSAVDQTSVQVFQGEPKQVKASQKSSVIVRVWNEKEQIGVTSTTDVDEVGIELALKTALEASYFGVTDHVPDFSSEAKSPLPMVKTELGNPSPASDLINKLLKLEQDLLNSHEAIASVPYNGLAEQEIEKFYLNSDGALREETRSFASLYLYTTTEQENKKPRSGGSYKVANVLEKLDMEGCFNETVEKTLSHLDYQPIKSGKYTVVFSPEAFLSLLGAFSNLYNAQNILDKQSLSTPESLGKQIASPLLSISDNALHEGNISAETFDGEGTPTRNLPIIEKGVLVNFLHSSVTAKRMNAKPTGHASIGAKVSISPNYYHVFRGEEPSQEYSLENAENVILIDDIQALHAGVNSLQGSFSLPFDGWLVNKGEKVSIEAATVAGDFLEVLKSIVFVEETPEISPSGVSPRIWVDSLSITGQS; from the coding sequence ATGTCTAAAGTACAGTCGATCGCACAAACAGCCACAGAAAAAGCCTCTCAATTAGGTATTAAAAAATTTGATATTTATGGTTCAGCCGTTGATCAAACCAGTGTACAAGTGTTTCAAGGTGAACCAAAACAAGTAAAAGCCAGTCAAAAATCCAGTGTTATTGTCAGAGTATGGAATGAGAAAGAACAAATAGGAGTTACTTCTACTACGGATGTGGATGAGGTAGGTATTGAATTGGCTTTGAAAACTGCCTTAGAAGCTAGTTATTTCGGAGTGACAGATCATGTGCCTGATTTTAGCTCGGAAGCAAAATCTCCCCTTCCTATGGTGAAAACTGAATTAGGTAATCCTTCCCCGGCTTCTGATTTAATCAATAAATTATTGAAACTCGAACAGGATTTATTGAACTCCCATGAGGCGATCGCATCCGTCCCTTATAATGGTTTAGCAGAACAAGAAATCGAAAAATTTTATCTTAACAGTGATGGTGCATTAAGAGAAGAAACTCGATCGTTCGCATCTCTTTACTTATATACCACTACTGAACAAGAAAATAAAAAACCCCGTAGCGGTGGTTCATACAAAGTAGCTAATGTTTTAGAAAAATTAGACATGGAAGGCTGTTTTAACGAAACCGTAGAAAAAACCCTTTCTCACCTCGACTACCAACCCATTAAATCAGGGAAATATACCGTAGTCTTTTCTCCTGAAGCCTTTTTGAGTTTATTAGGCGCATTTAGTAACCTTTATAACGCTCAAAATATTCTCGACAAACAAAGCCTTTCCACCCCCGAATCCTTAGGGAAACAAATCGCCTCCCCTTTACTTTCCATTAGTGATAATGCCCTACACGAAGGAAATATATCCGCAGAAACCTTTGACGGAGAAGGTACACCAACCCGAAACCTACCCATTATCGAAAAAGGAGTATTAGTCAATTTTTTACACAGTAGCGTTACGGCTAAAAGAATGAATGCTAAACCAACAGGTCATGCTAGTATAGGGGCAAAAGTCAGTATCAGTCCGAACTATTATCATGTTTTTCGTGGAGAAGAACCTAGTCAAGAGTATAGTTTGGAAAATGCCGAAAATGTTATTTTAATTGATGATATTCAAGCCTTACACGCAGGAGTTAATTCCTTACAAGGTTCATTTTCCTTACCTTTTGACGGTTGGTTAGTCAATAAAGGGGAAAAAGTAAGTATTGAAGCTGCCACTGTAGCAGGAGATTTTTTAGAAGTCCTCAAATCGATCGTTTTTGTGGAAGAAACTCCAGAAATTAGTCCTAGTGGCGTTTCTCCTCGTATCTGGGTTGACAGTTTATCTATTACAGGACAATCTTAA
- a CDS encoding PhoH family protein, whose product MTEDSQTISLPNIPSALALAGSQEENLKYIARHTGASLVLRGQDLVIHGKPKPVQRTLDVIYCLKPYWEEAKPLTQPDIMTAFQALDTGKQDEYRNIQQLVLAKTRNGDLIRAKTFRQQQYVQAIQKYDITFGIGPAGTGKTFLAAVLAVQALLKDECDRLILTRPAVEAGERLGFLPGDLQQKVNPFLRPLYDALYEFIDPMKIPELMEKGKIEVAPLAYMRGRTLSNAFVIVDEAQNTTPAQLKMVLTRLGFGSKMIVTGDITQTDLPSNQQSGLVVATKILRNVEGIGFCYLTQADVVRHPLVQKIVAAYEANNN is encoded by the coding sequence ATGACAGAAGATTCTCAAACTATTTCCTTACCCAATATCCCTAGCGCCCTTGCCTTAGCTGGAAGCCAAGAAGAAAATTTAAAATATATTGCCCGTCATACAGGTGCAAGTCTCGTATTGCGAGGACAAGATTTAGTAATTCATGGTAAGCCGAAACCAGTACAAAGAACTCTTGATGTCATTTATTGTCTTAAACCTTATTGGGAAGAAGCTAAACCTTTAACACAACCTGATATTATGACGGCTTTTCAGGCTTTGGATACAGGTAAACAAGATGAATATCGCAATATTCAACAGCTAGTGTTGGCAAAAACCCGCAACGGTGATTTAATTCGGGCAAAAACTTTTCGTCAACAGCAATATGTTCAGGCTATTCAAAAATATGATATTACTTTTGGTATCGGTCCTGCTGGTACGGGAAAAACTTTTTTAGCGGCGGTTTTAGCAGTACAAGCATTATTGAAGGATGAGTGCGATCGACTCATTTTAACACGTCCTGCGGTGGAAGCAGGAGAAAGACTGGGATTTTTACCCGGTGACTTACAACAAAAAGTAAATCCTTTTTTACGCCCTCTCTATGATGCCTTATATGAGTTTATTGATCCCATGAAAATTCCTGAATTGATGGAAAAAGGTAAAATTGAAGTTGCACCTTTAGCATACATGAGAGGTAGAACTTTAAGCAATGCCTTTGTTATCGTTGACGAAGCTCAAAACACAACACCAGCCCAATTAAAAATGGTGTTAACTCGTCTCGGTTTCGGCTCAAAGATGATCGTAACTGGAGATATTACCCAAACAGATTTACCCTCAAATCAACAATCAGGGTTAGTGGTAGCTACCAAAATATTAAGAAATGTTGAGGGTATCGGATTTTGCTATTTAACTCAAGCTGATGTCGTTAGACATCCTTTAGTACAAAAAATTGTAGCTGCTTATGAGGCGAATAATAATTAA
- a CDS encoding DUF2887 domain-containing protein yields the protein MKTDKLFYRIFLNQPSLISELIPEIPEGCQFDYNAPVVKEKEFRLDGLLTPLGSDENIPLVFLEAQMQNDTEFYSRYFGGIFVYIHQYKVKRNWRGLLILNNRNQELGCEIPHGDLLDKRVQRLFLSDLLSLENLSPNLATLKLIVTPENDAVSEAQKILENTQTQEEFNLRLDLVEAILVNKFPKLTIEEIQKMINLREADVTQTRFYQQVLEIGRTEGVQIGRTEGTQEGEANIVIRLLTRRCGNLTDTLQTKVRSLSIPQLESLGEALLDFQDIGDLIHWLDNYFH from the coding sequence GTGAAAACCGATAAGTTATTCTACCGTATCTTTTTAAATCAACCCAGTCTCATCTCCGAATTAATCCCCGAAATTCCCGAAGGTTGTCAGTTTGATTATAATGCTCCCGTAGTCAAAGAAAAAGAGTTTCGTCTTGATGGATTATTAACACCCCTCGGCAGTGATGAAAATATACCCCTTGTGTTTCTCGAAGCACAAATGCAGAATGACACAGAATTTTACAGTCGTTATTTTGGAGGGATATTTGTCTATATTCATCAGTATAAAGTCAAAAGAAATTGGCGAGGATTGTTAATTTTAAATAACCGTAATCAAGAATTAGGTTGTGAAATTCCTCATGGAGATTTGCTAGATAAAAGAGTACAAAGATTATTTTTATCTGACTTATTAAGCCTAGAAAATTTGAGTCCGAATTTAGCGACATTAAAATTAATCGTCACTCCAGAAAATGACGCAGTATCCGAAGCTCAAAAAATCTTAGAAAACACTCAAACTCAAGAGGAGTTTAACTTAAGATTAGATTTAGTGGAGGCTATACTGGTAAATAAATTCCCTAAACTAACCATCGAGGAGATACAAAAAATGATTAACCTAAGAGAAGCAGACGTTACCCAAACTCGTTTTTATCAACAAGTCTTAGAAATCGGACGTACTGAAGGAGTACAAATCGGACGCACTGAAGGCACACAAGAAGGAGAAGCAAATATCGTTATCCGCTTGTTAACTCGCCGTTGTGGTAATCTCACTGATACTTTACAAACAAAAGTGCGATCGCTCTCTATTCCTCAGCTAGAATCATTAGGAGAAGCCTTATTAGATTTTCAAGATATTGGCGATTTAATCCACTGGTTAGATAATTACTTCCATTAA
- a CDS encoding type II toxin-antitoxin system RelE family toxin: MWNVEYKRKFLKELVSLPQNVQSRIEIIVFKELEADNPFELGYINKMKGYKDKYKIRMGDYRIGLTINQKQKIIICERVAHRREIYQIFP, from the coding sequence ATGTGGAATGTTGAATATAAAAGAAAATTTTTGAAAGAATTAGTCTCTTTGCCCCAAAATGTTCAATCTCGTATTGAAATCATTGTTTTTAAAGAATTAGAAGCAGATAATCCTTTTGAGTTGGGCTATATTAACAAAATGAAAGGATATAAAGACAAATATAAAATTAGAATGGGAGATTATCGTATTGGCTTAACAATTAATCAAAAACAAAAAATTATTATTTGTGAAAGGGTTGCACATCGTCGAGAAATCTATCAAATTTTTCCTTAA